In one Solanum lycopersicum chromosome 11, SLM_r2.1 genomic region, the following are encoded:
- the LOC138339320 gene encoding uncharacterized protein, which produces MTTNTKTAANPVDSPIDSTTRETVTVEENRTLRHIMTQFWKAWDNGQKPPTSIPSPNIDPFFPPGYGPFDNCGAEPSTTRPQGMPFRNNPTGTTTAPVYTLPQPIVTQREAQERQFITHPEQYYTLGIAFGGPYSSMQDLGGHKSVTFKDLCVFPNVHLPPGFKTPKFDKYDGHGDPIAHLKRYCNQLWGAEGKEELLTDVASEWFIDQDITHRHIWDDMTQYFVRQFQYNVDIMPARNTLSNTRKKPSESFREYAINWRNKQPKSSPR; this is translated from the exons ATGACAACCAATACTAAAACTGCGGCGAACCCAGTGGATAGTCCAATTGATTCAACGACAAGAGAGACAGTCACTGTTGAAGAAAATCGGACATTGAGACATATTATGACACAATTTTGGAAAGCCTGGGACAATGGACAAAAACCACCAACGTCTATTCCTA GTCCCAACATAGACCCTTTCTTCCCTCCAGGGTATGGTCCATTTGATAATTGTGGGGCCGAGCCATCAACAACACGCCCTCAAGGCATGCCATTCAGGAATAATCCCACTGGCACAACAACTGCACCGGTGTATACTCTCCCACAACCAATTGTGACGCAGAGAGAAGCTCAAGAGAGACAGTTCATCACTCATCCGGAGCAGTATTATACTCTTGGGATAGCATTTGGGGGCCCTTACTCT AGCATGCAAGATTTAGGAGGGCACAAAAGTGTCACATTCAAAGACTTGTGTGTGTTCCCAAATGTCCACCTGCCACCTGGGTTCAAAACCCCTAAGTTTGATAAGTATGATGGACACGGTGATCCCATAGCCCACCTTAAGAGATACTGCAACCAACTTTGGGGTGCAGAGGGTAAAGAGGAATTACTTACTGATGTTGCCTCAGAATGGTTTATAGACCAAGATATCACCCACAGGCACATATGGGATGATATGACTCAATATTTTGTTAGACAATTTCAGTACAATGTCGACATTATGCCAGCTCGCAATACACTCTCCAATACAAGAAAGAAGCCAAGTGAAAGCTTCAGAGAATATGCTATCAACTGGAGGAACAAGCAGCCCAAGTCAAGCCCCCGTTAA